Part of the Imperialibacter roseus genome, GCCACGGTAGAATCATGCACCCAATCGGACACGCCAAGCAAGCTGGCCCACCCTGGGAGCACAAAGTCATCAACCACAATATCCCTGCGGAAAACCCAGGCGAGTGCCGTGAAAATGAATATCCCAAGTACCATCTTCTCGGCCGGTTTCATCGTGCCGAGTCCTTTCAGTTCTTTCTCCACAATCTCCTTACCCCCTTCAAACTTCCCTTTGATCTTAAAATACCTGACGAGGTAGAACCAAATCAGCGGAAGGAAGATGACAATGAGCGGCACCCCCAGCAGCATCCACTGGAAGAATGGAATCTCAGGAGCATCCGGGTAAAGCTTTTGAACCATGCCCGCAAAGACCATGTTGGGCGGGGTGCCAATGAGGGTGCCTGTTCCTCCAATACTACAGGCGTAGGCGATGGCCAGCATCAGGGCAATTCCGAAGTCTTTGTTGTGCCCCGAAGCTTCATTTTCCCTGCTGATAATAGCCATTGCAATAGGCAGCATGAGCAGAGCTACTGCTACGTTCGCAATCCACATCGACAGGAGGGCCGAAGCCACCATAAAGCTAAGCAGCAGCATCCGGCGGCTACTACCTATGAGGTTCATAATGGAAAGTGCAATGCGTCGGTGCAAATGATGAACCTCAATGGCCTTGGAAATAATGAAGCCAGCCAGCAGCATCAGCACATAGTTGTGGCCGTAGTTGGCGGCCGTAGTTTCAGCATCGAGAATGCCCAGAAGTGGAAACAAGGCTAATGGGAGCAGCGCCGTGGCTGCAATGGGTATGGCTTCAGAAACCCAGAGTGACGTCATGAGCAGCGCTACTGCCGCTGCTCTCATGGCCTGGTGAGAAAGGCCCTCCGGCGTTGGTAAAAAGATCAACGCAGAGAAAATGAGCAGACCTACAATAAGGCCGATTCTCTTACCACTTATTTTCAATTGTTCAGGTGTTGGTTAGCCTGATCAATATGCTAAAAAATGCACAAATTATTCTTCGCCCGTTAAGAATTCCTCAATGCCAGTATGCTTACTTTAATTTATTCTCAAGATAGAGCACATCAGTTGTTGACGCATTCCACTTATCGATAAATGACTTAGGTGTAAACGCCGGGGAGTAAGTAAATGAGCCTAAAATAAGATCCGTGTCACCATCGAGGTCAATATCACCGGACTCCATCACGATCCATCGTCCGTCGTCGGCATTCGCCAGGGTATGTGGTTGGAAGCTGAAGTCGGCCGAAGAAGTGTTCTCAAGGTAGATAAATGATTCTTTGGGGTTGTTGTCGAAATCGGGAAAGAAGCAGGAAATGGCAAAGTCCACGTCACCATCCTGATCAAAGTCGACGGCTTCCACCTGAGTGGCGCCGTAAGCCGGGAAGAAGAACGCCTCTTCGAAATTATTCTTACCATCATTGAGGAAGAGCCTCATGCCATGGTAAGGCTTCAAAATGGGCGAGTAGTCGGCGTTGTCGCCATGCGCCACGGCGATGTCCATGTCGCCATCGCCATCGTAGTCAAAAAGCTCAAGGTCGCTGGAGCCGTAAAGCGGATTGAGGCGTAGAATCTGCCTTGCAGCGAAAGTCAGTCCTTTGCCCTGATACAAAATATAGGCGCCTTCGTTGCCCTGCGAAACAAGCACCACAAGATCCTTCAGTCCATCGTTGTCCATGTCGTGCACCTCTACCTTGATGCAACCGGCGTAGGGCAACAGCTGTGTTTTTTCCCTGCGGCCGTCTATGTCGGAAATCAAAGTCAGCTGGCCAATCAGGTTGCCAAACTCACAGACAAGTATCTCGTCGGTGCCATCACCATCAAAATCCTCGACCAGGCTAAACACCGGCCGTTGCAAAAACTCAGCTACCTTTCTTTGGGGCTGATCCGGCGTTACCTCCCACAACGTTCCCAACGACTGCTCCGTTGGGTGCATCTGTCCCATTTCAACAACGAACTCCCGTCCCATGCTCCTGTTAAACGAAACAACAGAGGTTTTGAATGTCTCTTCGATCCGTGCGGAGTCGCCGGGCTCCCACTTCCATATTTGCCCGTTGGCATTAGCGCCATACACTCCCTTTTCGTCGTCAACGTGTCTGAAATGCGTTACCAAAGACCCCTTGAAGTCCTCAGTCTTGATAAAAGTGGGAGAAAACTGGGTCAGCACGCTACTTCTCTCAACCCTGGCGAGATCGGCAGGCATAGAATCTGGGGCGTTTTCCAAAATGTATTTCGTTACGGCCTCCCAGTCGCTGTCAGAAATCATCGGTTTTTCAGGGTAGACATTGTTGGACTGCAAAAGCATTTTCTCGTTCATGTCCACCCTTCGGTAAGGGTCATATCCCTCTATCTTTACACCCAACCTTGCGCCCATCTCAGGAAGTACAAGCCTTTCCCACACACCTTTGGTTAGTTGTGCCGGGTCCGGCAGGTTGTGGCAGCCACCGCAGTAAGTTTTGTAAGTAGCCGCAGGTTTATCAATATTTCCAACACATCCGTCAAGCAGGCAGGCCACAGAAATGATGGCACCAGCCCCAATCACCCATTTTATTCGCTTCATCGTATATCGTACTCCTTCGTCAACAATATTAGACAAATGAGCAGGAAAAAGCATGGAAGTTTGACTGGAAGGTTCTTTTTAGGCAAGAGGGAAATAGGTAGCCGACTTGAGCTACCTTCGCAAAGTAACCCCGAGGGAAATTTCAAATCCCTCAAGATTCACTCTCGCATCAGGAAAATCGATGGCTTTGGTTTCCAGGCTGCCCCCCTGCACGCCGCCAATATAGTCGCCGTTGAGGGTGGCAGCTGACGCAACGGACAAATAGCTGACCTCGGTTGACACCGAAAATTCTTTGGCTATGTGCCATTCAAAAGAGGTGCCGGCTATCCAGCCCAGGCCAATTTTAGTTTTAATTGTAGCATCAGTATTGGCAACGTCCCAGCCTTCATAATCTCTTAGTACCCTGTCGAAGTTGCCTTCGTTCAGCCTTGGGTTGATGTGCCAGATGCCAGCAGCTCCTCCCCTGATCCACCAGGTCACAATTTTGGTATCTATCTTGAAAGCCAGCTCCACAGGCACCAGCATAGAAAAGTGCGGGCCTGTCAGCGGCTTGTCTGCCTCAAAGGGTAGTTTATCCATCGCAAGCCCTGACATAGAATAAATGGAGCCGCCTGTCTCAATTCCCACAGGCCCAAAATAATAGCCCAGCCCTCTGACGGAAAACGGGCTGACCGGAGCCGACACATAGCCGTTTTTTGGCACCAGGTAGGAGAAAGAAATGCCTTGTGCCAGCAACTCACTACCCGCTAACCAGCTGATTGCCCCGGTTAAAACAAATAACTGAAGCGATTTGTAAAGGCCTCTGATTACGGTTATCTTCATTTACTCAAACTTTTTACACCTGTCATCCTTTTTCGAAAACGAAGTTAGGACATAAAGCCTCTTTCTTAAGACTAATTTGCTTTGAATATGAGTGAGTTGCAGAAATTCCTCAAATCCATCTATGACCTGCCGGCATCGAGCATGCAAAAGCTGGAGGATTGTCTGAAACCGGTGGAGTTCAAAAGAAAGGAGGTAATAACCTGGGAAGGGCATGTTGAGAAGTACCTCTATTTTGTTCAGGAGGGCATCCAGAAATCTTACTATATCAAGGATGGAAATGAACACGTCATTGCATTCACTTATGCCCCCTCTTTTTCGGGTATCCCTGAGTCGTTTCTTACACAAACTCCCTCAAAATATTTTCTGGACACCATCACGCCCAGCAAACTGCTCCGGCTTTCCTACGATCAGCTCCAGTCGTTACTAAGCGAAGACCGCCATTTGGAACGGATGATGCAGAAAGCAACGGAAGTTGTGCTGGCAGGGCTGATCCAGCGCCATCATGAGCTGCTGGCCTTTGATATTGAAGAAAGGTTTACAGCTTTCGTCAAACGAAGTCCAAAATTACTCAACCTCATCCCCCACAAAGACCTGGCCTCTTACCTCGGCATTAATGCCACCAACTTCAGTAAGCTGCTGGCACGGGTGAAAATCTGAAATCTTGGTATATACCAAGAGTCATTCCTTTGCCGCTCGATTCCTTTGCTAAAAAATAAAACAGCAATGAAGCAGCAAACTCCTCTTTGGCTTGACGAAAGCCTCTACCCCTTTTCACACCGTTACATCGACCTTCCCTCTGGCAGAATGCACTATGTGGATGAAGGTCGGGGCGACGTACTTTTGTTTGTGCATGGCACGCCTGCATGGTCATTCCTTTACAGAGAGCAAATAAAAACACTGCGCACAAAGTACCGATGCATTGCCGTCGATCATATTGGTTTCGGGCTGTCAGATAAGCCGGAAGATTTCGACGGCACTCCTCAAGCCCACTCAGCCAACCTTGCCCTGTTTGTAGAAAAGCTCGGCCTCACCAATATCACCCTTGTTGTCCATGACTTCGGCGGGCCGATAGGCCTTTCATTCGCCCTCTCGCATCCAGAAAAGGTGAGGAACCTGGTGATACTAAACACCTGGCTCTGGAAAACCAGCGATAACCCCGATGTGCAAAAGGTTGACAAGGTGGTAAACAGCAGGTTGGGCAAGTTAATTTATCTGCACACAAATTTTTCCCCATCCATTCTGATGGAAAAATCTTTCCACGACAAATCGAAACTAACAAAGGCCATACACCTTCACTATACCAGACCGTTTCCCAACAAGGCGTCCCGGTGGGGGCTTTTACGGCTGGCACAATCCCTTCTTGGGTCTTCCGATTGGTACGAAGAGCAGTTTAAACAACTACATAAATGGCAGCATAAAACCGCTTTGATCCTTTGGGGCACAGAAGATCAATTTATAAAACCAGCATTTCTGGATAAATGGAAGGAAGCGCTCCCACAGGCTACTGTCCGAACTTTTGACGCCGGACATTTCGTTCAGGAAGAATCCTCGAAAGAGGTTTCCGATGCCATTGACAGCCTAATGCAACAGAGCCAATTTTCGCTGGCTAGCAACACTTTTACCGGAGCCTAGCTTCTGCATGTAGCACCGTTCGCAGGCTGCGAAGATAATTAGCAACACAATAGTGATTTTGTGCGCAACTGTTTTCATTTTTGCACCCAGATCGATGCTTCTCTGACATTTGGGCAAATGAAGCATCAAAAGCTAAATGGGTACGTAAAATATAATTAATCGAATAACTTATTGAATATTTTAACGTTACAACAAACTAAAACAACAAGTCATTTTATGAAAAAACTGTTTTTATTAGTAACAACCAGTTTAATTATTGCTTCGGCAGCCAACGCACAGAACACAGATTATAAAACAGCCGTGGGACTCAGGGCTGGTTTATCAGCCGGTCTTACAGTCAAGCATTTTCTTAGTCAAAAAGGTGCCCTGGAAGGTCTCGTTTCATCCCGCTGGGGTGGTGTAAACATCACAGGTTTATACGAAGTACACGACATAGCTTTTGACGAGCCAGGCCTTCGCTGGTACTATGGCGCAGGTGGCCATGTCGGCTTTTGGGATGGCAACAAGAATCCCTGGTTTGATGACAATGACAACCACAGCGTAATAGGTGTAGACCTTATTCTTGGTATGGAATATACCATACCGGGCTCACCAGTCAACCTGAGTTTGGACTGGAAACCAGGTTTTAACCTTGTCGGCTACAGTGGATTTTGGGGAGATGAATTCGCTCTTTCCCTGCGATTTGCTTTTAAGTAAATATTTTGAGGGAGGGCGCCGTCGGCATCCTCCCTTTAAAATTTCGATGCCAGTCGCATCAGTTCCTCTCTGTTCACTTCATGTTTCCCCTCAAACACCAGGCTTCTGGTGTTCTTGCCAAACAGCTCTTTGAGTCTTACCTTTTCCTGAGCCAGCAGCTGCTCGCTATAATAAATATCTTGCCTGCCAATGCAGCCAATCACCTCTGCTTTTGGCGACGCAAATTCGAAATCTGCCGGCGTCAGTTCTTTTGGGAACCCACCTGCCCACAGCACCATTTTGTGAAAGGGCCACTTCTTGTGTGCAGCTAACCTCGCCACGGCCGATACGCCTTGCGAAAAGCCAAACAAAATCAGCTTGTAGTGGTCAAAGTCGATGTCTTCAAAAATAGGATCAAAAACCGCATCGAAGTAGGCCCTTTGATTGGCCAGCTCAGTTTCCCTGTCCTCTTTTGTCATCCAGCTTGCCCCCACCCTTCCATAGGTCTGATCGAGATACAAGCGACTAAGCCCTTGCGG contains:
- a CDS encoding alpha/beta hydrolase, which gives rise to MQRHVSFSFSAPYYTLNNVTPATKYIWVVCHGYAQLAEFFVQKFDFLDPSKHFVIAPQGLSRLYLDQTYGRVGASWMTKEDRETELANQRAYFDAVFDPIFEDIDFDHYKLILFGFSQGVSAVARLAAHKKWPFHKMVLWAGGFPKELTPADFEFASPKAEVIGCIGRQDIYYSEQLLAQEKVRLKELFGKNTRSLVFEGKHEVNREELMRLASKF
- a CDS encoding SLC13 family permease; translation: MKISGKRIGLIVGLLIFSALIFLPTPEGLSHQAMRAAAVALLMTSLWVSEAIPIAATALLPLALFPLLGILDAETTAANYGHNYVLMLLAGFIISKAIEVHHLHRRIALSIMNLIGSSRRMLLLSFMVASALLSMWIANVAVALLMLPIAMAIISRENEASGHNKDFGIALMLAIAYACSIGGTGTLIGTPPNMVFAGMVQKLYPDAPEIPFFQWMLLGVPLIVIFLPLIWFYLVRYFKIKGKFEGGKEIVEKELKGLGTMKPAEKMVLGIFIFTALAWVFRRDIVVDDFVLPGWASLLGVSDWVHDSTVAVFSCLLLFFLPDKSESGKRLITWKQAEAIPWGTVMIVGGGYAIAESFGTTGLAAWLGTELQFIANWSPLLVLLSVITLMTFLTEINSNTATANIFLPVLATMAVSSGTHPYMLMIPATIACSFAFMLPSGTGTNTVIFGSELVTIPQMARAGFWLNLISILLLTIVLYLVAVPVFDMGGAVPAWAK
- a CDS encoding Crp/Fnr family transcriptional regulator, translating into MSELQKFLKSIYDLPASSMQKLEDCLKPVEFKRKEVITWEGHVEKYLYFVQEGIQKSYYIKDGNEHVIAFTYAPSFSGIPESFLTQTPSKYFLDTITPSKLLRLSYDQLQSLLSEDRHLERMMQKATEVVLAGLIQRHHELLAFDIEERFTAFVKRSPKLLNLIPHKDLASYLGINATNFSKLLARVKI
- a CDS encoding alpha/beta fold hydrolase → MKQQTPLWLDESLYPFSHRYIDLPSGRMHYVDEGRGDVLLFVHGTPAWSFLYREQIKTLRTKYRCIAVDHIGFGLSDKPEDFDGTPQAHSANLALFVEKLGLTNITLVVHDFGGPIGLSFALSHPEKVRNLVILNTWLWKTSDNPDVQKVDKVVNSRLGKLIYLHTNFSPSILMEKSFHDKSKLTKAIHLHYTRPFPNKASRWGLLRLAQSLLGSSDWYEEQFKQLHKWQHKTALILWGTEDQFIKPAFLDKWKEALPQATVRTFDAGHFVQEESSKEVSDAIDSLMQQSQFSLASNTFTGA
- a CDS encoding FG-GAP repeat domain-containing protein, with translation MKRIKWVIGAGAIISVACLLDGCVGNIDKPAATYKTYCGGCHNLPDPAQLTKGVWERLVLPEMGARLGVKIEGYDPYRRVDMNEKMLLQSNNVYPEKPMISDSDWEAVTKYILENAPDSMPADLARVERSSVLTQFSPTFIKTEDFKGSLVTHFRHVDDEKGVYGANANGQIWKWEPGDSARIEETFKTSVVSFNRSMGREFVVEMGQMHPTEQSLGTLWEVTPDQPQRKVAEFLQRPVFSLVEDFDGDGTDEILVCEFGNLIGQLTLISDIDGRREKTQLLPYAGCIKVEVHDMDNDGLKDLVVLVSQGNEGAYILYQGKGLTFAARQILRLNPLYGSSDLELFDYDGDGDMDIAVAHGDNADYSPILKPYHGMRLFLNDGKNNFEEAFFFPAYGATQVEAVDFDQDGDVDFAISCFFPDFDNNPKESFIYLENTSSADFSFQPHTLANADDGRWIVMESGDIDLDGDTDLILGSFTYSPAFTPKSFIDKWNASTTDVLYLENKLK